The Drosophila sechellia strain sech25 chromosome 2R, ASM438219v1, whole genome shotgun sequence nucleotide sequence TACATTCATTAAtggttaaataaataatttgaatttaatgaCTGTGTTTATTAGGCATAAGAATGTTAATGCTCGATACGAATAAACGTAAGCTATATTTAGCAAGCCATATTTCTTGGATATTGATTTTCATGCATAGATTTTGATATTTTCAAGattgttttgatcaaaattcGAAGTAGTTTTTAATGTGGAATGGAGatgtattttgatttttactGCACTTAATGAGCTTTTAATTGCCTGCACTTTTTTTTATCTGTATCTTGCGGAGGACTTTCTGTACAAATGCGTTGTTTATTGCACTTTAATAACATACTTGGCAAGCATTTAGAGTCATAACTCGCTGCCTTATCTGTTTTCAGTTGCAGCCCAAGCGATTTCAGTAGTTACTCTAGTAAAAAGAAGATACTTCCTGCATTTCTAGCTCGAGAGCAGTGATTTATATTTCTCGAGAGTCATCCATTTGCTGGAAGCCCCCAGAAGTAAATATGCACTCGTATATTATCTCTGACAATATTTACTCATTAGCCGCTGCATTTGGCTCACGTGGACATAAACAAAGCTGCGGGAAAGGAAAGCaaaatatagtatatatatttcgcAATATGCATTTTGTGGTCCAAAATATTCCCGGCTAAGAGATAGCGCTACGCTagattatttattgtttaaagtAAAAGCTAATGCAAACCCACGCCACGATGGTAGTCTTTATATACATTGTAAGCCCATGTATCTTGGGCccagtatctgtatctatgaCATCTACAGTGCAGTCCCGGCGCCACGTAAACGGCTAATGGCAAATGGCTAACAGCTAACAGCAAATAGCAAATAGCGAATTTAGCCGGTGgcaaattgtttgcttttggccgCCAGGCTCAACTTGTTACAGTGACAAATGACGGCAGATATATCATGATCATCGCACAATAATGATAGTGTCGCGTCGTGCTGTGAAATCATCGCCGACTTGCAGATTGTCGATTCCAGATTGCAGATTGCCTGCCGTCTGTGCGCTTAACAATTAAAGACATTTCGGCCAGATCGCAAGATTTATGGCCTTACAACGTGCGTCATCATGAAGCTGGAAATCAAAAAATCAAACGAACCGAGAGAAATGCTGCTCCATTGATTTATGCAGCTGCTACCCAGGACtcgaaagccaaacaaaagtcGATTCACACGCCGAATGGAAATGAATGGGCTCCAAAAACTAAATCCTTTGAGCGTTTTTTCACCCAATCAAGCATTTGCATAATGGCCCTGGCTTGGCAGCATATctcaaatatttcatttattctCTGGGCCAACTTCTAAGGACTTCACATATACAAAGGAGTCAGAAACGCATGTTCCGATTTCACTTTGACAGCTATTCTTCACTCTTTATCAGAGTTAACAAGGGTAAGTTCATGAAAAGtcttaaaaatatgtatgtaaaataaactttttttatgTAGATTTAAACAGAAAGTAAATTCAAGGGCTTTAAAAATTTCATAAGGCCTTCTTGCTCCAAAATATTTTCTCGCTTCTAAAAGGCtgttaaaatataaatttgttgGAAATTCTAAAACATTTTTCTCCAAAAGAGTTCCAAAAGTTATTTGTTTTGTGAAAACATATTTACTGTATTTAAATTGACTTGCCATGCCAAGGACGCAACTAAAGAAATTTGCATATCCTTGATAATAACATAATGCAATGGACCGATAGTTGCATGAAAAATGTGAATAAGATGTGAATAACCCGATAAAGTCCCCTGAAAATGTAAGCCGGAACGCACAGGCCTCATAATTTCCGGTTGCCAGCAGCGGCATGTGTGCGTTTTGAAATATTTCTCCCATTGTGAGTGGAATCTGGGGATCCGTGGGCTTACCGTGATGGGAGGAGGCTGGCACAAGGAATTCCTCCTAGGCAGCCTGCCGCATATCCTGCGGCGATGCAGTGACTCTTCCTGACTTCCTTCTGGCCTGCCTCGTGGCAAAGGACCTGTTCCCAAGCTGCAACCAAGCGGCGCTCGTTGACGTTGTCAGCAGTTAATTGAATTAGTTGTTAATTTATGGCTATGTTTTCACTGGGAATTTCGTGAATGTGCGCTGCCTGCCGAGAATGTCGAGGGAAATGAAGAGTGGAGCTATGCCAAGGACTCCTCTGCAGACTCTTTTGTCACACCGTCGGCGGCGTTGGAGTCGGCGACGGAGACGAAGACGgagactgggactgggactgggacttgACTTGATTAAACGCCTGCCACTTTAATTGGCATTTAAGCGACGCACTCGCAATCGGCCACTCACACCACACCGTGCCACACGACGCCACACGTTGCACGCAAAAAGCGATGACAATGGCTtggagaaaataataataaaggaACAAGTAGAGCACACACACTTTTCAATGGCCGGGACTAAAACTTTTTATTGTACACCCATTTGGGTTTAATGAGCGATTCGCGCACACCGTTCAAAAATGGCTTTGGATATGCTTGCGGAACCGGCTCGGATGCGCGAGGAGCGTTCCGAATACGCGGCAGTTGGACGGCAACTGAAGTCAAATCCGCATGCCACACGGCGAGCAGCCGGCGTGTCTGCTACTgcgcaacatgttgctgcagCTAGCAGTAAACATTGCGAGTCTTATCACTGCACTGTGGGGCAAGtttgcaaaaaatgcacaGTAAATCTCTAATCAGGCCTGAAGGGTGGGTGTGAAAAATATAGTTGCCTGAAAGGGAAATGATTCATTTGTAAACTTTAACATAATCAGCTATGTTTTATATGAAGTTACATTTAACCAAAAGTATTCTAACCATAAATGTTTCAATGATAAAAATTCGCTTAAccttaaatgtttgcaaaaataaaatatcttcgTTTTTACATGTTCTACCCTTATATTTTAGGGTTTTTACATAATAGAAAGAAACCCCCTAAAGCAAAATACtaacatattattttttataacgTTTAATTTATCAAAATTAAAATGGTTTCTGACCCACAGTGCGCTGGCCTCTAAGAATGAGTTTTCCGAGCTTTAGCAGAGCTTTCCGCTGCGACGAACGGCAGCAGATTGGGCACAGGGCTGTTTATGTTGCTGGCAACTTGTTGCGCTGCCTTTGAAGAGACTGATAAGAAATAATGCTTCAAGACgacacaattaaaatttagATTATTGGACTATGCTGCCATTGATAAACATGACTGGCGCCGCTAAAAAACCAAAGTTTAATAATCGCGATTCGTAACTTTAATAGCATCGAAATTCTAATTTTAATTCATACTATCGacgtaaatatttttgaaaagggGGAACAGCCCCAAAACAATACTTTCAAAACACTTGTTGATAGTCTGACAGTATTTACGTTTTCGGAAGCAGCTTAAATAAAGCTACAAAGATGGGTACTGTCGTGTCTAAGGATATTATTAAAGCTCTCAACCAATGAAGCTTTTGAATTTCCTACTAGCGCACAGGATAAAATTCGCGtagcttttaaattaatacgAATTCCATTTCAGTACATGGCTTATGCAGAATTTCCTTATATGTACTTTAGAACACCTTTTACCTACGTCGATATTATCACAAATTACTCGCAGGCGTTTAGATAGTATTTTGCCAAGATTGGAATCTGATAAATTTGAAAACCACTTGATAGATTGTCTCACATTATTTGAACACCTAGATAGTCTGGCTTCTTGAGATAATATATCGCTTGTCTGGTAATTGTCATAGACAAATGTTGATACCGCGGCTGTTCTGATAAGTCGGCAATTATCTGTAATTGATAGAGCAAGCGCTGGGAATAGAAAACGAAAGCCACCAAATTCCCAAGCGATTGTACCTGCCAAGTTAGTTCCCCGAGCGGATCTCTTTGATTGCTCAACGCTAATGCTAGAGTAAACACTCGGCAAATCTTTCTTTTAAACGTCTTTTATTGGCAAATTCTTTGTTTAGCTTACAATATCAAAGAACCTCGACCGCTTAGGACACAACATAGGTGAAAGCAAAGCCAGCCTCATTCTGTCTGTAGATGTCGTCGCTGTTGAACAGAACCATCAAAGGACCGGGATTGTTGCCTAAAAAGTgggtaataataatattaatttaaatatcaaatattatatacgaacaacaaatttaactataattatatttcataaatAGTCTTGGTTTTAATAGATAAAAGGTGATTTAACCAAAAGTTTGCTCACTAGTGTAACCTGAGCTTTTGCCCCATAAAAAGCTCTATGATACTTACTCGATATGACCACATCCTTCTGGATGGAGCCACAGAAGTAGGTGGCGTGCTTGTGGCTATCCTCTAAGGTTGCCTGTGGCACCATCAGGAAATCGGCATCCAGGTCGTTGGTACTATCGCTGCTGTAGCAGTTCTCATCGGTCATCAAGGTGGAAGCGGAAATCACATCTCCCACGTTGAAGTCATAGGCGCGAATGCTTTTGAAGAATTGTGCAAGTGAAGTTAATATTAAAACAAGAAGTAGATATTTAATTACTCACGTTAGAGTCTTAGTATCGGTTTGGCGACGGAAGCAGATTGCGTAGTTCATGCGAGATGGATAGATGCCATTGCCATCATTGTAGTTGAAGGACTTCACAGCTCCCTTGGGATGGGGGAAGTACTGCCGACAGCCGGGCGGGGCAACAAAGAAGCCATCCTTGATGGTGCTGGCACGACTCTCAATGGTGACGTCGTCCTCCAGGTCCAACGAGCGAACAGAGGCTCCGGCCGGGCACTCCAGCTGCGTGACGGTCATGTCCCAGTAGGCGGTGGGCAGACCACTGCCTCCAGCACGATCGGCCAAGCTGATGACCAGATCCACCAAAGACTCACCATCGGTGGCGTTGAAGGGCACATAGATGTGCTGCCACACCTCGGTGCCGCACAGTTTCAGTCCATCGACCTCGAAGTAATCACGGGTGCACTCGGCATAGGTCAGGCCGGAACCATCGGATTCCAGCGTGGGTTGAGCCAAGGTCATGGCCCAATCGATTCTCAGCTGGCAAACGTACTTGCTGGTCGGCTTGATATGGTACTCGCACACCCGCGGAGGATTCGTCGGGTTCACCAGGTTGATATTCTTCGAGGAGGTTGTGCCTCCacaggtgggcgtggccaccgAAGCGGCTTGAGTGGCCGCAACGACCGCCAGGAGGAgcagggcgcttgcaatgcagTTCTTCATCGTTCTGAGTCGTCGCAGCGGTCAGTGGATGGGTTTTTATGGCCCGCCGGCAATCTCACCTGTCACCCCTATCGCACCCAATTGTCCAGGTTCCAGTGTCAACAATCATGATCGATTGGTTTTATCGCTCCGCTGGCCCAAGGGGGCACCTGCAGTCTGACGGCGAAATCACAAACAATTGGAGTCCCTCTATTATTGGTTAGCCACGCAAAAGGTATTTTTAATAGCCCTATCAGTGGGGAAAATTCATGGCAATCTATTTAGGCTATTTAGATCTTAAGAGCTTTCTTATACTCTTACAAAGAAGTACTATGACTTTGTCCAGAAACTTGCAATGGTGtgacatttccattttcagcTATCAACCTATCGATTCTAAGAGTTTTCAACTTAGATTATTATTGTTTCCTCTTTGGTGTTTATGACGAAGGTGTTTCCCCGTTGCCCTCATTAATTATATTTGTTCTAACTATATCAGCATTCAAAGTTTCTGcaagcaaaacaacaaaatctaatttatttaaaattaaacccCCGCGAATAGCGATAAGGTTTTATAAACATCAACTTGACCGCGCTTTTATCAGATAAATGTTTAAGTATATGAGTGACAATCAGTTGATTgacatatatacattttaaacaaCTTTCGACTATGAATAGAACTCTGCTGGAACTGCATTTATCGAAGCTGAGGCCCAATTTTAGTTGTGCAATTTGGCTCTAATTGGGGTCTTGTCAACTCAATCACACACTACAATACTTGTTACCTCTTTTCACTTTTTgacatcatcgtcatcatcatcattatcatcatcgTTACTATCGATTGTCATCTTCGTTTATAGCGATGATAATGAGatagccagccagccagccctCTCAGTTCCCAAAACAGTGTGCAAACATAACCCAGTTTTGACAGATCTAAGATCAAAGTAATGGACACTCGTTGAGGTTCAATGACTCGATCGATCGGCGACTTCGGCCAGCAAGCCAGCAAGTTAATAGGCGCAACTAGCCTGGCTTGAATATTCATGCCGGTAGGTGACGAACCGAGCTTCTTACCAAATATTGACACGCCGTTGCTTCTAACACGAAAATCTCATCACCGCATCGCTGCCAGCGCCGCTGTATCTTCTTCGGATTCTTCGGCCCCAAGAAGCGCTATATAAGCGCTGCGACCCCCAAAAGATCCACACAGTCGATGTGAAAGTGCGTGGGTGAAAAGAACCTGAGTGAAACCGAGGATTATGATTGGATACACGCTGCTGCTTCCGCTGGGATTATTGGCCATTGCGCAGGCGCAAACGCTGAATGACACCAGTGGTTCTCTGGCCGTCGCCCAGGAGCCTGGCATGTGGCGCCAGGCCAGGCGAAGGAGTGTCCTGGCGGACAGCTGCGTCACGAACAGCGGCACCACCGGCACCTGCCTCACTCGCTTCAAGTGCATGCGGCAATCGGGCACAGTGAATGGATATTGCGGCACGTACGGCGTTTGCTGTGAAAGTGAGTTGAAGAAAGTGATACGGAAAATGTGTGATCGGAATAAGTGGGTCAATAAATATATTGGCCATGATCGTGAATTCACGAGAACATTATGTAATTGCTCTCTCTCGAATGTTTAAACTTGTTAAAGGCGCTGTTTGCATTTTCAACATTAAAGTGATATTCACTGAATTGTATAGATATTTAAATCAACTTCGTATggaaatattatatatattatattattatattatatattattatttctccCATGTTAAACTAATAGTTCCTGTTTTTCTGTAGCCAATCTACAAGTGGGCAGTTCTACGCGACAGAAGCGAACGATTATCAAGAATCCTGGCGTTTTATCCAGCGATTTGAATACCTATACCATCGAAGCCTTTAGCAGCAATGTGCAGCAGTTGCGAATCGATTTCGAGCAGTTCGTGATGCAGCAGCCCACGGATGTGGATGGA carries:
- the LOC6608983 gene encoding uncharacterized protein LOC6608983, which encodes MKNCIASALLLLAVVAATQAASVATPTCGGTTSSKNINLVNPTNPPRVCEYHIKPTSKYVCQLRIDWAMTLAQPTLESDGSGLTYAECTRDYFEVDGLKLCGTEVWQHIYVPFNATDGESLVDLVISLADRAGGSGLPTAYWDMTVTQLECPAGASVRSLDLEDDVTIESRASTIKDGFFVAPPGCRQYFPHPKGAVKSFNYNDGNGIYPSRMNYAICFRRQTDTKTLTIRAYDFNVGDVISASTLMTDENCYSSDSTNDLDADFLMVPQATLEDSHKHATYFCGSIQKDVVISSNNPGPLMVLFNSDDIYRQNEAGFAFTYVVS